Part of the Paenibacillus sp. FSL R7-0273 genome is shown below.
CTTGATGAAGGGCTGCCAGATTAACCTGCAGCCGTTACAGGGTGATTTGATTATTTCCGGCGATGCCAAACAAATGAAGCAGGTAGTATTGAATATGATAAGAAACGCAATGGAAGCGATTACAGAGCGTGGGGATGATTTAGTAGGCAAAATTGAGGTAGGGGCCCGCAGAGATGGTGCAGAGGTCCGTATCTTCATCTCTGATAACGGAAAAGGGATGGATATCTGCACGCTTGACCGGCTGTTTAATCCGTTTTTTACTACCAAGGAGAACGGGACGGGGCTTGGATTGTCCGTCAGTGACCGGATTATCAAGAATCATGGAGGCTGTATTTCGGTCAGCAGCAGAGTGAATGAAGGCACCCGGTTTGTTATCTCCTTGCCGCTGATTCAATAAGAGAGGCTGCAGCTGTGTTCTAAGCTGGCTGTACGTTATAATATAGAGATGCTAAAGAGGCTGATTCCTGTGTGGCACGATTACACTTCGTGCAGGAAGTCAGCCTTATCTGCGTAATGCGGGTCAGCAGGTTCAAGAACAGCTGGAGGTTATGCCATGAATATTGAATGGAACAATGCCGGAGCAGTGGCCGGTGAGGCAGGAAATGTCTTATGTATTCTGGTATCCGAAGACAGACTGGCGGACAGCAGCCTGCTTAACAGCAGTTTGGCTGCCGAATGGAAGGCTGATATAGATTCCATAAACAGAGCGGGGCTTTTTTCAGGTAAGCTGAACCAGATTTATATCCTGCCGGTTACAGGACAATCCCGGTACCCTATAGTCATTCTAGCCGGAAGCGGAAAGGGAGACCCCGGAACCGGGGAGATCAGGGTGCTGGCAGCCCATATTTGCCGCGCTGCCGTGCGGTTAAAGACGGAGCTGCTTGACATTGAGCTTCCGGAGCAGCTGCTGCTCCGGGAAGGAGCGGCACAGGCGTTCACGGAAGGCCTGGTGCTGGGCAGCTACCGCAGAAAGCATTATAAGCAGGAGCAGGCGGTCTATGTGAAGCCGGATAAAATAACCCTGCATCCTGAGCGTCTGGTGGACCCTGCACTGCAACAGGTCTGGCTTCAGGGGATAAAGCGTGGCTCCGCGCTGGCAGACGGCACCAATCTTGCCCGCGACCTGACCAATCTTCCCGGCAATATCCTTACCCCCTCCGGACTTGCCGCCGCCGCAGTCGAAGTGGCCGAGCGGCACGGACTTCCGGTAGAGGTGCTGGATGAACGGGAAATTGAACAGCGTGGAATGGGCGGACTGCTTGCTGTCGGCAAAGGAAGTGTTCATCCGCCGCGGATGATTGTCATCCGTTATCAGGGTGCCGGAGAATGGACGGACGTTACAGGTATTATCGGCAAGGGGATCACATTTGATACCGGCGGGATATCGCTCAAGCGGGCGCCTGGAATGGAAGATATGATCAGCGATATGGGCGGTGCAGCCGCTGTATTAGGTGTAATGGAGGCGCTTGGCCGGTTGCGGCCGCAGATTAATGTAGTCATGGTCATACCGGCCGCCGAAAATATGCCCTCTGCAGCAGCCTTTAAGCCTGGAGATATTGTCACCGCTCTGAGCGGAAAAACAATCGAGGTGCTGAACACCGATGCTGAGGGCCGGATGGTGCTGGGTGATGGTTTGACCTATGCCAGGGAATGGGGAGCAGAGCGTTTTATTGATGTAGCTACGCTTACAGGGGCCATCCTGTCCATTCTTGGTGATGTGGCTACCGGAGCAGTCACGAACGATGAGCAGCTTATGCAGGAGCTGCTGGCGGCCTCGGAACGGTCTGGTGAGCCTGTGTGGCAGCTTCCTGCCTATCCTGAATTCCGTGAGATGCTTAGAAGCGAGGTTGCCGACATCCGCAATGCTGCCGGCAGGTTCGGAGGCGCGTCCACTGCAGGATTGTTCATCGGCGAATTTGCTGAGGGGCTGCCATGGGTTCACCTCGATATAGCCGGAACGGCATTTCTGTCCAAGGAGCGGGGGGTTAATTCCAAAGGTGCATCAGGAGTAATGGTCCGCACCTTACTGGAATACCTGCTGAGTCTCAGCCGGGATCAGCCGCCGGGACCCTCTGCAAAGAACTAAGTTCATTGTATTCATACAAAAAAGCCGCAACGCTCTTTATAAGAGGGTTGCGGCTTTTTGCGGTTGCCTGCGGTTGCCTGCGGGCGGGCCGCCTGCACAGCTGAAACGGTTTATCCGTTCCGCTTAGCCTTCACTTGAGAGGTGAAGGACTGGATCCCATTCATAATTTTATCGCGTGTATCTTTATTTCTGAGTAAATAGACTGCTCCCAACGCTGCGGTAGTAAATAACGTTTTTTTCGTATTCATGGTTATTCCTCCTTAGGTAGTGGTCTGGCTGCAGTTGCTTATAACAAACATACCCGGAACCCGCGGAGTTTAAACCTGCTGTATAAAGCTGCCAGCGTGCGGCTGCAGACCTGCCTTGAAAACAGTTATGGAAGATAGCGAAATAATCTTTACATTTTATTCTTCATTAAAGTATGATTGTACGATAATGATTGCATAGTAAGCTTATGCTGACGGCAATAATGAAGGATATGCTGAAGGGAGAACATATTGTGAAGAATAATCAGAGTAAAATTGTCGATTGTACCATCCGGGATGGAGGTCTCGTTAACAACTGGGACTTTAGCGTTGAATTTGTACAGAAGCTGTATGCCGGGCTGAATGAAGCCGGAGTTGAGTATATGGAAATCGGCTACAAAAACTCCCCTAAGCTGCTTAAGGGAGCGGAAAGCGCCGGACCTTGGCGGTTCCTGAACGATGATTTTCTGCGCAAAGTTATTCCTCAGAAGGGCAATACCAAGCTGTCAGCGCTTGTTGATATCGGCCGGGTCGATGAAAATGATATCCTGCCGCGCAGCGAGAGCATGCTGGATCTGATCCGTGTAGCCTGCTACAGCAAGGATGTGGACAAGGCATTGCAGCTGGTTCAGATTTTCCATGACCGCGGGTACGAAACGACCATTAATATTATGGCGCTGTCCAATGTAATGGAGAATGAGCTGCTGGAAGCCTTTGATATGATCCGTGACAGCGTTGTAGACGTTGTATATATCGTGGATTCATACGGCAGCCTTGATCATAACGACATTAAATACCTGGTGGATAAATTCAAAACCCATCTTCCTAACAAACGTCTTGGTGTGCATACCCATAATAATCTGCAGCTGGCCTTCTCCAATACTCTTGTTGCTTCTGAGCTCGGGGTAGAGCTGCTGGATGCATCCTGCTACGGCATGGGGCGTGCGGCGGGGAATTGTCCGACTGAGCTGCTCGTTACCCACCTTAAGAATACGAAATATACGCTGCGTCCTGTGCTTGATATTATCGAGCAGCTGATGATTCCGCTCCGTGAAAAGGAAGAGTGGGGATACATCATTCCCTACATGATTACCGGTACGCTGGACGAGCACCCGCGCTCGGCAATGGCGCTCCGCGCATCGGAGGATAAGGATAAGGCCGTTGATTTCTATGACAAGCTGACAACACCTGAGGTTA
Proteins encoded:
- a CDS encoding aldolase catalytic domain-containing protein; this translates as MKNNQSKIVDCTIRDGGLVNNWDFSVEFVQKLYAGLNEAGVEYMEIGYKNSPKLLKGAESAGPWRFLNDDFLRKVIPQKGNTKLSALVDIGRVDENDILPRSESMLDLIRVACYSKDVDKALQLVQIFHDRGYETTINIMALSNVMENELLEAFDMIRDSVVDVVYIVDSYGSLDHNDIKYLVDKFKTHLPNKRLGVHTHNNLQLAFSNTLVASELGVELLDASCYGMGRAAGNCPTELLVTHLKNTKYTLRPVLDIIEQLMIPLREKEEWGYIIPYMITGTLDEHPRSAMALRASEDKDKAVDFYDKLTTPEVTFGDK
- a CDS encoding leucyl aminopeptidase; amino-acid sequence: MNIEWNNAGAVAGEAGNVLCILVSEDRLADSSLLNSSLAAEWKADIDSINRAGLFSGKLNQIYILPVTGQSRYPIVILAGSGKGDPGTGEIRVLAAHICRAAVRLKTELLDIELPEQLLLREGAAQAFTEGLVLGSYRRKHYKQEQAVYVKPDKITLHPERLVDPALQQVWLQGIKRGSALADGTNLARDLTNLPGNILTPSGLAAAAVEVAERHGLPVEVLDEREIEQRGMGGLLAVGKGSVHPPRMIVIRYQGAGEWTDVTGIIGKGITFDTGGISLKRAPGMEDMISDMGGAAAVLGVMEALGRLRPQINVVMVIPAAENMPSAAAFKPGDIVTALSGKTIEVLNTDAEGRMVLGDGLTYAREWGAERFIDVATLTGAILSILGDVATGAVTNDEQLMQELLAASERSGEPVWQLPAYPEFREMLRSEVADIRNAAGRFGGASTAGLFIGEFAEGLPWVHLDIAGTAFLSKERGVNSKGASGVMVRTLLEYLLSLSRDQPPGPSAKN